TGTATCGCGGTTTTGCCACCTCGCAAAAAGAGCATTTACCTTGCGCGAACGATATCGCGGAGAAAGTGCTCTGCCTGCCGATCTACCCTGGGCTTACGCGGGAAGATCAGCAGCGTATTGTGGATGTTATCCGCCGTATGGCGCGCCCTGTCGCAAACAATGTCGCCATGATTTCTGCGGGGGGCATATGAGCCAGCCAGCAACGGCGATGATCCTTGATGCCGGGTTTGCCTCGCTGCCTTTGCAGCAGGCTGTCAAAGCTGCGGGTTTTACCACGCTGGTGTGCAGCGGCAAAGCGCAGGATGCGGGGATGAAGTTCGCCGATATTGCGCATGTGCAGAATTATGCTGACGCCGATGCCGTGCTGGCAGTGGCGCGCGAACAGAAAATTGCGGCGATTTTGCCCGGCGTGACCGATGTTTCTTATCTGACCGGTAGCCGCGTGGCTGCCGAACTCGGGCTGGCCGGTTTTGATACGCCGGACGTCAGCGACACGCTGTTTCTTAAAGATCGTTTCCGCGCCTGGGCCGAGCTGAAGGGGTATCCGATTCCGCGTGCGGTTAACGAACCGGAAGCGGCGCGCAATTTGCCTTTTCCGCTGCTGGTTAAGCCGATTGATGCTTATAGCGGGATCGGTATTACGCTGGTGCGCGAGCCGGGCGCATTGCCACAGGCGGTTGAACTGGCACGCGGCGCTTCCCGTAATGGCCACTGCGTCATCGAAACCTTCTGCGAAGGCGCGTTATACAGCCACTCGGCATTTATTCGCGGCGGTGAGATTGTCTGTGAATTTTTTGTCGATGAATATTGCACCGTTTATCCCTGGCAGGTGAACAGCAGCAGCCTGAGCCTGACGCTCGCTGAAGCGATGCGCGATCGCGTCAGCGAATGTATGCAGACGCTGGTGCGGGAACTGCAACTCGTTGATGGCTTACTGCATACCCAGTTCATTGCCAACGAACATGATTTTTGGCTGATTGAGTTAACCCGCCGTTGCCCGGGCGATCTCTATTCACGTCTGATTGAGTTGTCCACCGGTGAAGCCTATTCCGCTGGTTTTGTTGCTCCCTTTATTGGTCGTGAATCGACATTCAGCGCGCGTCGCCCCGCGCATCGACGAGCCATCGCCCGGCATACCATTTCCAGCGATGCTGAAAGTCACTTTGTTGGCTATCGCTTTGCCCCGCTGGCGGCGCAAATTATTGAGACTGTTCCGCTGAAGTTACCTGGCGATCCTCTGCTGCCCGCGCCGCGCGACAGGGCGGGGCTGGTTTTTGCCGAGTTTGAGGATTTCGCCGAACTGGCGCGGCTCACGCCACAGCTCAAAAACTATTTTTCTTTTAAAACGATTTAAGGACTGGATTATGGCCAAGCCTTTGCGCCTTGCATTCATCGGTGGCGGTATCAATTCTGCCATCGGCATGACACATAAGATCGCCAGCCAGATGGACGGGCACTTCCAGTTGACGGCGGGCTGTTTCAGCCGTGATGAAAGTATTAATCAGCAAACCGGAGCCGCCTGGGGGCTGGAGAAGCGCGCGATTTATCAGGATGCGCTATTGATGCTGGAAAAAGAGCATCAGCGCCTTGATGCAGTGGTGGTGCTGACGCCGACGCCAGCGCACCGCGACATTTTACTGGCCTGCCTGGAGTACCCGTTACCGATCATCTGCGAGAAGGCGATGGTGGCAACGGTGGGTGATGCGCAAGAGATTCAGCAGCGGGTTGATGAGGTTAACAGCCCGCTGTATGTGACGTTCAACTATACCGGTTACCCGATGGTGCGCGAATTGCGTCAGCGCCTGCTGAGCGGCGGGCTTGGGCGAATTCAGCAGGTGATGGTTGAAATGCCGCAGGAAGGTTTTAGCCGCTGCCGCAATGATGGCAGCGTGACGTTACCGCAACTCTGGCGGCGAGTGGACGGCGAAATCCCGACGGTATCGCTGGATCTCGGGGTTCATGTGCATCAGTTGGTGGAGTTTCTCACCGACAAACAGGCGCTGGATGTTTACGCCGTCAACAGCACGTTTGCGCGTGTGCCAAACGTGGTAGACACCGTCAACATCATCTCGCGTTATAGCGACGATATGGTGTGTAACTACTGGTACGGTAAAGCCGCGCTGGGTTTCCGCAACGGTTTGCGGATCAGAATTTATGGTACGGAAGGCAGCGCCGAATGGTTGCAGATGGAGCCGGAGTACCTGCGCCTCGCTGATATTCACGGCAACGTGCGTATTGTCGATCGCACGGCGGGTGATAACACCATCGCTAATCTGGATCGTTACTGCCGCTTTAAAGCCGGTCATCCGGCCGGTTTTATTGAAGCTTTTGCCAACTATTACTGCGATATCGCCGCCGCGTTGCGTGGCGAAGCAAACAGCTATGCGATTGGTTCTGCCACCGCATTGCAGGGATTATCGTTCCTGGAAAGCGCGAACAGAAGTGCGATTGCGCAGCAAAAAATAGTGCTGTAATTGGCCTTTTGACGTCGCCCTGAAATCGCTTTTGTTTATGTAGAACGGGCACAGGCCGCAGTGATTTATAGATATTATAAATGAAATAAAGTGAATGCCCGTTCACGCGCAGATGACGACCTGCGGGTTATTTAGTGCAAAATGCGCAGACATTTTTGCTCCATAAAAGCGAGACGGTCGTTTATGAAGCAATAAAGGCGAAAACGTGTCCTGAAGGTTATAGATTTTATGGTCACAATATCATCAAGTTAGGCCGTAGGGCGCAAAGAGATTTGCCTGGGAATTACATTCTACTTGTCTGCTATGTCTGCAGCGAATTAGATGCACGGGTAGTACAAATAGAGAAACTATTTTGCAGGCTGGTGCTCATGGATTGATAGAAATATCGTTACGGTTTACGCCACGGAATTTTGCCGGAAAAACAAATCGCTACTGTGTAAATTCTGTCATGTTCCCGATGGCATAAAAACTATGACAGACAGATTGCTTTTTATGCTTCAGGGGATTGATGTGCTGAGGGCGATTTCTGGTCGACCTTTTGCTACAAGCCCTTGTTTGTCAGAAGATTTAGCATTCCTACAAACTGATGAAGCGTACGTTGATTATTGCGTTGATGCTGATGAGACGTTTCTGATGATACCGGGAAGCAATATGTTAAAAACGCAGCGAAAATTGTGGTCATTGGGGCGCAAGCAAAGAATTTTGTCGGACGCGCAAAACACCGGTGTAAATCACAAAAGTAAAAAACCGATCGCGATGTTTCAATTTATCTACAATATTTCAAATGATTATCGATTTTACCAGCGCGGACACCATCCGGCGCAGGCTTTCGAGCTAGTATTAAATGCATTACCGTCGAAACGTGTGGAGTTATAAAGGCAAATAACCCCCCATTTCACCCACTATTCATCCGATTAAAACCACTCCAGAATCGGATAATCATGCCGATAACTCAATTAACGCAGGGCTGTTTATCGTGAATTCACTCTATACCGCTGAAGGTGTA
The Kosakonia oryzae genome window above contains:
- a CDS encoding ATP-grasp domain-containing protein encodes the protein MSQPATAMILDAGFASLPLQQAVKAAGFTTLVCSGKAQDAGMKFADIAHVQNYADADAVLAVAREQKIAAILPGVTDVSYLTGSRVAAELGLAGFDTPDVSDTLFLKDRFRAWAELKGYPIPRAVNEPEAARNLPFPLLVKPIDAYSGIGITLVREPGALPQAVELARGASRNGHCVIETFCEGALYSHSAFIRGGEIVCEFFVDEYCTVYPWQVNSSSLSLTLAEAMRDRVSECMQTLVRELQLVDGLLHTQFIANEHDFWLIELTRRCPGDLYSRLIELSTGEAYSAGFVAPFIGRESTFSARRPAHRRAIARHTISSDAESHFVGYRFAPLAAQIIETVPLKLPGDPLLPAPRDRAGLVFAEFEDFAELARLTPQLKNYFSFKTI
- a CDS encoding Gfo/Idh/MocA family protein codes for the protein MAKPLRLAFIGGGINSAIGMTHKIASQMDGHFQLTAGCFSRDESINQQTGAAWGLEKRAIYQDALLMLEKEHQRLDAVVVLTPTPAHRDILLACLEYPLPIICEKAMVATVGDAQEIQQRVDEVNSPLYVTFNYTGYPMVRELRQRLLSGGLGRIQQVMVEMPQEGFSRCRNDGSVTLPQLWRRVDGEIPTVSLDLGVHVHQLVEFLTDKQALDVYAVNSTFARVPNVVDTVNIISRYSDDMVCNYWYGKAALGFRNGLRIRIYGTEGSAEWLQMEPEYLRLADIHGNVRIVDRTAGDNTIANLDRYCRFKAGHPAGFIEAFANYYCDIAAALRGEANSYAIGSATALQGLSFLESANRSAIAQQKIVL